A portion of the Psilocybe cubensis strain MGC-MH-2018 chromosome 10, whole genome shotgun sequence genome contains these proteins:
- a CDS encoding Damage-control phosphatase (Damage-control phosphatase SPCC1393.13): MPFSPPFPPHDPTDKNGYETVIKRWPIILTGVVDTVHNACHRLTVQLSEIGDEDAEKKKVLQEKTTEGTAIIEKLSKLKYEMARDRVLVEIPQDGEASADLYNTELEALKQDNRNTWFTAPWLFAEYRLLRSFFVQTQHWKTYDPFEDQKLKTFKHSGKAIFQIAKTIHELGSDVEGVKSDPEKLKILFNEMIQMCLWGNATDLSLLTQMTEADIQNLQTVGKDARIARQQFILKDDEEAVWSYIETLKDAQVDFVLDNSGFELFTDLVFADFLVSYTPYVSKVVFHPKLIPWFVSDVTPPDFKATLSILSDVTFFPEEVVNSPDVNTDYLKEMVGRWKKYVDEGVFALSVPLDTPLGGDAGSEVGEFWTTPRPYWDMKTEAPVTFSQLAESGLVIFKGDLNYRKLTGDIKWPAWTPFEEAIGPLAGSFPILSLRTNKADVVVGVEREVADRLDARGEKWRVDGRYALVSFLPKA; this comes from the exons ATGCCCTTTTCCCCTCCGTTTCCTCCTCATGATCCCACTGATAAAAACGG ATATGAGACCGTCATCAAACGCTGGCCGATCATCCTGACAGGCGTCGTCGACACGGTGCACAACGCGTGCCATCGGCTAACGGTGCAATTATCAGAGATCGGCGACGAGGAtgcggagaagaagaaggtttTGCAAGAGAAAACGACGGAAGGGACTGCGATTATCGAAAAGTTGAGCAAGTTGAAGTATGAGATGGCGAGGGACAGGGTGTTAGT AGAAATTCCGCAGGATGGAGAGGCTAGTGCTGATCTCTACAATACGGAATTGGAGGCGTTGAAGCAGGACAATCGGAATACGTGGTTCACGGCGCCTTGGTTGTTTGCAGA GTATCGCCTTCTTCGATCTTTCTTCGTACAGACGCAGCATTGGAAGACGTATGATCCATTTGAGGATCAGAAGTTGAAGACTTTCAAACATTCAGGAAAGGCCATTTTCC AAATCGCTAAGACGATTCACGAGCTGGGAAGTGATGTCGAGGGCGTAAAGTCGGACCCCGAGAAGCTAAAAATCTTGTTCAATGAAATGATACAAATGTGTCTTTG GGGAAATGCAACG GACTTGTCTCTTCTCACCCAGATGACGGAAGCGGATATCCAGAATTTGCAAACTGTTGGAAAGGATGCACGCATTGCCAGGCAACAATTCATTCTaaaggatgatgaagaagctgTTTGGAGCTACATCGAGACTTTGAAGGATGCCCAGGTCGATTTCGTATTGGATAACT CTGGATTCGAG CTGTTTACAGATTTAGTCTTTGCGGATTTCCTCGTCAGCTATACTCCTTACGTCTCCAAAGTGGTATTCCA CCCCAAATTGATCCCTTGGTTTGTATCCGATGTCACTCCCCCAGATTTCAAAGCCACCCTGTCTATCCTTTCCGACGTAACCTTCTTCCCAGAGGAAGTCGTTAACTCCCCTGACGTTAACACAGACTATCTGAAAGAGATGGTGGGAAGATGGAAGAAGTACGTTGATGAAGGTGTGTTTGCTCTTTCTGTGCCCCTTGACACGCCGTTGGGTGGAGATGCGGGCAGTGAGGTTGGCGAGTTTTGGACGACCCCCCGGCCTTATTGGGATATGAAGACCGAGGCTCCTGTCACATTTTCGCAGCTGGCAGAAAGTGGGCTTGTGATTTTCAAG GGCGATTTGAA TTATAGAAA ACTCACCGGTGATATCAAATGGCCTGCGTGGACCCCTTTTGAAGAAGCCATAG GACCTTTGGCTGGCTCATTCCCAATTCTAAGTTTGAGGACAAACAAGGCCGATGTTGTCGTCGGTGTTGAGCGGGAAGTAGCCGACAGATTAGACGCTAGAGGAGAGAAGTGGCGCGTAGATGGGCG CTACGCCTTGGTGTCGTTTCTGCCCAAGGCATAG
- a CDS encoding Protein fluG: MDTRKQEYPELYKAAFTQPAIDNHAHPLLRVDARYKVPFEGLVSEADGDALVEDAPNTLACMRATKQLAELYGLDKSLDWEQIKEHRDRLDYSDLCNLCFKNAGIHTILIDDGLGGVAEMAEGYAWHDQFTTAPTKRIVRVEIVAEGILRTLFAAGKESDLEGFEKTLQESLKTSAEQQDVVGFKSIVCYRTGMNVSVYGSDSEKREALAQVYATYKESGKIRLQHKPLNDQVVRIALTVAGRYKLPVQFHTGLGDSDITLTLSSPAHLQPIIKQFPDTPFVLLHSSYPYTRDAGYLAAVYRNVYLDFGEVFPFVSGDGQRSIIRQVLELAPTNKIMWSSDGHWWPESYYLGIYQARQAIFEVLSDLVERGEITEAQGVQIIEMSLFKNAKQLYQLA, encoded by the exons ATGGATACCAGAAAACAAGAATACCCCGAGCTGTACAAAGCAGCTTTCACTCAACCAGCAATCGATAATCATGCCCACCCACTTCTGCGCGTCGATGCACGCTACAAAGTCCCGTTCGAAGGGCTCGTCTCCGAGGCAGACGGCGACGCCCTAGTAGAAGACGCTCCAAACACTCTCGCATGCATGCGTGCCACCAAACAGCTTGCTGAACTATACGGCTTGGACAAATCCTTAGATTGGGAACAAATAAAGGAGCATAGAGACCGCTTAGATTATTCAGATCTGTGCAACCTGTGTTTCAAGAACGCAGGGATACACACCATCCTGATCGATGATGGGCTTGGAGGCGTGGCTGAGATGGCTGAAGGATATGCATGGCATGACCAGTTTACCACCGCGCCGACGAAGAGGATTGTCAGAGTCGAGATTGTCGCAGAG GGCATATTGAGGACCTTGTTTGCAGCTGGGAAAGAGTCAGACCTTGAGGGTTTCGAAAAGACGCTGCAGGAGAGTCTGAAAACGAGCGCCGAGCAGCAGGACGTTGTGGGATTCAAATCCATCGTGTGCTATCGCACAGGAATGAACGTGTCAGTATATGGGAGTGATAGTGAAAAGAGAGAAGCCCTCGCCCAAGTATACGCAACATACAAGGAATCAGGAAAGATACGCCTGCAGCACAAACCGCTGAACGACCAGGTCGTGCGCATCGCTCTCACCGTAGCTGGCCGCTACAAGTTGCCAG TTCAATTCCACACGGGTTTGGGTGATAGCGATATCACGCTCACTCTTTCGTCGCCAGCGCATCTACAACCCATCATCAAACAATTCCCAGATACTCCTTTCGTGCTTCTCCATTCTTCCTACCCTTACACGCGCGACGCGGGATATCTTGCTGCGGTATATCGTAACGTCTATCTTGACTTTGGAGAG GTTTTCCCGTTTGTTTCCGGGGACGGTCAGCGATCCATAATCCGTCAAGTGTTAGAGTTGGCGCCGACGAACAAAATAATGTGGTCCA GTGACGGCCACTGGTGGCCCGAATCGTACTACCTCGGAATATATCAGGCGCGACAGGCAATTTTCGAG GTGTTGTCCGATCTAGTGGAAAGAGGAGAAATAACAGAGGCGCAAGGAGTGCAAATCATCGAAATGAGCTTGTTCAAGAACGCCAAGCAGCTCTATCAATTGGCCTGA
- a CDS encoding Polyamine oxidase 6, which yields MGRAALLLAISLYLQHFLSCSRFAYAATTAPPSPKPPATTKHHQVLILGGGVTGVIAARTLHERGIDDFVIVEARNELGGRMQTATFANRTIEQGPNWIQGTQEGNGPANPIFTLAKKHGVKTQFNDWFGSVSTFDATGAVDFLDVFDQSGDDFDNLTVVAGARVDQNLVDLSARTGYGLLKANAKNAHASASEYYQFDWEYAQTPEQSSLIASSWGNNFTYDTDQGGFSDDNQMSIDQRGFKTLIQQEANEFLKPQQMLLNSTVKSISYSKSGVTVTLVNGQTLTGDYALCTFSLGVLQHDDVSFKPALPDFKQEAIQSMVMATYTKIFLQFPKKFWFDTEMAIFADSERGRYPVWQSLDHKNFLPGSGILFVTVTGDYSVRIEALPDKQVKEEVMGVVRSMFPNVTVPEPLDFFFPRWHSNPLFRGSYSNWPPAFASQHLDNLRANVGRLYFAGEATSRKYFGFLHGAYFEGLDIATIMANCIKEGSCADMEHFANINNILPFENN from the exons ATGGGACGTGCTGCTCTTCTTTTGGCTATTTCCCTGTACCTGCAACACTTTCTCTCTTGCTCTAGGTTCGCATATGCCGCGACTACTGCACCCCCTTCTCCAAAACCACCGGCTACTACAAAGCACCATCAAGTGCTTATCTTGGGAGGGGGTGTGACCGGGGTAATCGCTGCCCGAACGCTGCATGAACGTGGGATCGACGATTTTGTTATTGTCGAAGCACGCAATGAACTGGGTGGGAGGATGCAGACCGCGACGTTTGCGAACAGGACGATTGAGCAAGGGCCGAATTGGATACAGGGCACGCAAGAGGGTAATGGCCCTGCGAATCCGATCTTTACGTTGGCCAAGAAACATGGGGTGAAGACACAGTTTAATGATTGGTTTGGGAGTGTCT CTACATTCGATGCGACGGGTGCGGTAGACTTTTTGGATGTATTTGACCAGTCTGGTGATGATTTCGACAACCTGactgttgttgctg GCGCGCGTGTGGATCAAAACCTTGTCGATCTCTCTGCCAGAACTGGGTATGGTCTTCTCAAGGCAAACGCAAAAAATGCTCATGCTAGTGCATCAGAATACTATCAG TTCGATTGGGAGTATGCTCAAACCCCTGAACAATCATCATTAATCGCTTCTTCCTGG GGTAACAATTTCACTTACGACACTGACCAAGGAGGATTTTCAGACGACAATCAGATGTCGATAGATCAAAGAGGGTTCAAAACTCTGATTCAACAGGAAGCTAATGAGTTCTTGAAACCTCAACAAATGCTGTTAAACTCTACGGTCAAGTCCATATCATACTCCAAGAGTGGTGTCACTGTAACACTGGTCAATGGCCAAACCCTTACCGGAGACTATGCTTTATGCACGTTTAGCTTGGGCGTCCTACAGCACGATGACGTTAGCTTTAAGCCAGCGTTGCCAG ATTTTAAACAGGAAGCCATTCAGAGCATGGTGATGGCTACATACACGAAAATATTCTTGCAATTTCCAAAGAAATTTTGGTTTGATACGGAG ATGGCAATTTTTGCAGACTCTGAACGTGGGAGGTATCCCGTATGGCAAAGCTTGGATCATAAGAATTTCCTTCCCGGATCAGGCATTCTCTTTGTAACCGTGACGGGAGATTATTCTGTCAGGATAGAGGCTCTACCGGATAAACAAGTCAAAGAGGAGGTCATGGGTGTCGTTCGATCTATGTTCCCAAACGTTACCGTGCCAGAGCCTCtcgatttcttcttcccccgATGGCACAGTAATCCCCTTTTCCGAGGATCTTATTCAAATTGGCCCCCAGCATTTGCCAGCCAGCATCTTGACAATCTACGAGCTAACGTTGGGAGGCTGTATTTTGCTGGAGAGGCGACGAGTAGGAAATATTTTG GTTTCCTGCATGGCGCTTACTTCGAAGGGTTGGACATTGCAACCATCATGGCGAATTGTATCAAGGAAGGCTCCTGTGCTGACATGGAGCATTTTGCTAATATAAATAATATTCTTCCTTTTGAAAATAACTAG